Proteins co-encoded in one Spirosoma endbachense genomic window:
- a CDS encoding SusC/RagA family TonB-linked outer membrane protein: protein MKKKFSVRTLLLGSLRTSHTLLLLIALCGGVSTAHATHGQEILNKPISLTLESVDVKSVLTQIEKIASVKFVYSTQTIQTGKKVSVYADNRKLSAVLSEILTPMGVAYEEVSSRIVLRKVEVESGANRPNVEAPNPMAVVTGQVSDEKGAPIPGATVLVKNSQLGTTSDAAGKFSINAPDNSILVFSAIGFEGKEVTVGNQTQINVVLKESSQNLNEVVVTALGIKKESKKLGYATATVNTDQITVNRTTNLGNSLQGKVAGVNVTAPAGGPGGTSKIRIRGQSSFKGDNSPLIIVNGVPINNTNFSSRQGDVDGTSNRGGSAADGGDGLQSINQDDIQTLTVLKGSTAAALYGFRAKDGAIVITTKTGRSGGGIGVDYNSNFTADQALDYTDFQYEYGQGEHNIRPQTVGEAQSTGVYSFGEKIDGKPTYQFDGVQRPYTANKNRIRQFYRTGTNWTNTIALSGGNDKGAFRLSFANNDANSIMPNSDYHKRIINLSLNYQFTPKFTVQLNGNYSNEFNHNPPQIGLQDMNANTTVYTTANTVDMQVLKDGRYDENGYERATSRLTNRNNPYWVAYDRFENIHRDRLFGNATLRYQFTDWLYLQGRAGQDYYTRPYDYDKPTGTRSLAAAASGFNGYYYQEVITFREKNFDFLLGANRTFGNFSMDLTLGGNQLQQEYTNNSAAATNFYIRGLYTIMNGQIKDPQYAYSKKKVNSLYGAAEFSYKNVVFINATARNDWFSTLNPQSNSYLYPSISGSLVLSDALKQRPTWLNYAKIRAAYAEVGGDTDPYQSNLYYSLNANSFQGQALGTIGTNVSPNANLRPLKVREAEVGIELRALNNRVSLDMAVYRKNTVDEILNVGISNASGYDNTKVNVGRLRNQGVEMLLTLVPVKAKDINWETSFNVTYNESLVLALADNQPGFKVGQGDFFGEVWQEVGKPMASLRGFAYKRDAQGQIITAGGKPVAGDFVTFGSAIPKWTGGWLNTVTYKGIRIFTQIDFKAGNKIISNSNLNFLRHGLSKESLVGREGGVVFNGVNADGSKNTQAVDAEDFYASYRSTNLAEPFIYNGGFVRWRALSVGYDLSRFVNKTFIKGLTLSAICNNVLMIKKFLPNLDPEAVNGASDNIQGIETHTLPTTRSYGLNLSLKL, encoded by the coding sequence ATGAAAAAAAAATTCTCCGTAAGAACACTTCTGCTGGGGTCTTTACGGACGTCGCACACCCTTTTACTGCTCATCGCTCTCTGTGGCGGTGTGTCAACGGCCCACGCAACCCACGGACAGGAAATTTTGAATAAACCGATTTCGCTGACGCTGGAATCTGTCGACGTAAAAAGTGTACTGACTCAGATCGAGAAAATCGCCAGTGTTAAATTTGTCTATAGTACCCAGACGATTCAGACAGGTAAAAAAGTATCCGTATATGCCGATAATCGAAAATTATCTGCTGTTTTGAGCGAGATATTAACGCCAATGGGCGTTGCCTATGAGGAAGTTAGCTCGCGGATTGTTCTTCGGAAGGTGGAAGTAGAAAGCGGGGCCAACCGCCCAAACGTCGAAGCCCCCAATCCGATGGCCGTCGTAACCGGTCAGGTTTCCGATGAGAAGGGGGCTCCCATCCCAGGCGCAACAGTCTTAGTGAAAAACAGCCAGCTAGGAACCACATCCGATGCGGCCGGTAAATTTTCGATCAATGCGCCCGATAATTCGATTCTCGTATTCAGCGCCATTGGTTTTGAAGGAAAGGAAGTGACCGTGGGTAATCAAACCCAGATCAATGTCGTCCTGAAAGAGTCATCACAAAACCTCAATGAGGTTGTCGTTACAGCGCTGGGTATTAAGAAGGAATCCAAAAAATTAGGATACGCTACAGCCACAGTAAATACGGACCAGATCACCGTTAACCGGACCACGAACCTGGGAAATAGTTTGCAGGGGAAGGTTGCGGGCGTAAACGTCACGGCTCCGGCGGGTGGACCCGGCGGCACATCTAAAATCCGGATTCGGGGCCAATCGTCATTTAAAGGCGATAACTCCCCATTGATCATCGTCAACGGGGTGCCGATCAACAATACCAACTTTTCGAGCCGTCAGGGCGATGTTGACGGAACATCGAACCGGGGTGGTTCGGCTGCCGATGGCGGAGATGGTCTACAAAGCATTAATCAGGATGATATTCAGACACTTACCGTTCTGAAAGGGTCAACGGCTGCGGCACTTTACGGATTCAGAGCGAAAGATGGTGCCATTGTAATTACAACAAAAACGGGTCGATCTGGTGGCGGAATCGGTGTTGATTATAACTCCAACTTCACTGCCGATCAGGCCCTCGATTACACTGATTTTCAGTATGAGTACGGCCAGGGTGAACACAATATCCGCCCGCAAACGGTTGGTGAAGCGCAAAGTACGGGCGTCTATAGCTTTGGCGAAAAAATCGATGGTAAGCCTACCTATCAGTTTGATGGCGTACAACGGCCCTATACAGCGAATAAAAACCGGATTCGTCAGTTCTATCGCACCGGTACAAACTGGACGAATACGATAGCCCTGTCGGGTGGCAATGATAAAGGAGCGTTCCGGCTATCGTTTGCCAACAATGATGCCAACTCCATCATGCCCAACTCGGACTATCACAAACGAATCATCAACCTGTCGCTGAATTACCAGTTCACGCCCAAGTTTACGGTTCAGCTGAACGGGAACTACTCGAACGAGTTCAACCACAATCCTCCGCAGATCGGCTTGCAGGATATGAACGCCAATACAACGGTCTATACCACGGCCAATACGGTTGATATGCAGGTGCTCAAAGATGGTCGATATGACGAAAATGGGTACGAGCGGGCTACGTCCCGGCTTACCAACCGGAACAATCCGTACTGGGTTGCCTACGACCGTTTCGAGAATATCCACCGGGACCGGCTCTTTGGCAATGCTACCTTGCGGTATCAGTTTACCGACTGGCTTTATTTGCAGGGTCGGGCGGGGCAAGATTACTATACCCGTCCTTATGATTACGACAAACCGACCGGTACACGTTCGTTAGCGGCAGCGGCCAGCGGTTTTAATGGCTATTATTATCAGGAAGTAATCACCTTCCGGGAGAAGAATTTCGATTTTCTGCTGGGGGCGAACCGCACATTTGGCAACTTCAGTATGGACCTGACCCTGGGCGGCAACCAACTGCAACAGGAATATACCAACAATAGCGCGGCTGCTACCAACTTCTATATTCGGGGTCTGTATACGATCATGAATGGTCAGATTAAAGACCCCCAATATGCCTATAGCAAGAAGAAGGTCAACTCGTTGTATGGAGCCGCTGAGTTCTCCTATAAAAACGTTGTGTTCATCAATGCAACCGCGCGGAACGACTGGTTTTCAACGCTGAACCCACAATCGAACAGTTATCTGTATCCATCGATCAGTGGTAGCCTGGTGTTGAGCGATGCGCTCAAACAGCGCCCGACCTGGTTGAATTATGCGAAAATCCGGGCAGCCTATGCTGAGGTTGGCGGTGATACGGACCCGTATCAAAGCAACCTGTATTATAGCCTGAATGCCAATTCGTTTCAGGGACAGGCGCTGGGAACAATTGGCACCAATGTCAGCCCAAACGCCAACCTCCGACCGCTGAAAGTTAGGGAAGCTGAAGTCGGTATCGAACTGCGTGCGCTGAACAACCGGGTGAGTTTAGACATGGCGGTGTACCGTAAAAACACGGTCGATGAAATTCTGAACGTTGGTATTTCCAATGCGTCGGGTTATGACAACACGAAAGTAAACGTAGGCCGTCTGCGCAATCAGGGGGTTGAAATGCTGTTAACCCTGGTGCCTGTTAAAGCCAAAGACATTAACTGGGAAACGAGCTTCAACGTTACCTATAACGAAAGCCTGGTACTGGCGCTGGCCGACAACCAGCCTGGGTTTAAAGTCGGTCAGGGGGACTTTTTCGGCGAAGTATGGCAGGAAGTAGGCAAACCAATGGCCTCTTTACGGGGCTTTGCCTACAAGCGTGATGCACAGGGGCAAATCATTACGGCGGGCGGGAAGCCTGTAGCCGGTGATTTCGTGACCTTCGGCAGCGCCATTCCGAAGTGGACGGGTGGCTGGTTGAACACGGTTACGTATAAGGGTATCCGTATCTTTACGCAGATCGATTTTAAAGCGGGTAACAAAATTATTTCGAACTCGAACCTGAACTTCCTGCGTCATGGCTTGTCGAAAGAGTCGCTGGTTGGGCGTGAGGGTGGTGTGGTTTTCAATGGTGTCAATGCGGATGGGTCGAAGAATACGCAGGCGGTCGATGCCGAAGATTTCTACGCCAGTTACCGCAGCACGAACCTGGCCGAACCGTTTATCTATAACGGTGGATTTGTTCGGTGGAGAGCCCTGTCAGTTGGTTATGATCTGTCGCGTTTTGTCAATAAAACCTTTATCAAAGGCCTGACACTGTCGGCAATCTGTAACAACGTACTGATGATTAAGAAATTTCTGCCGAACCTGGACCCGGAAGCCGTTAACGGAGCATCGGATAATATTCAGGGAATTGAAACCCATACCTTACCGACAACACGTAGCTACGGCCTGAACCTGAGTCTGAAACTTTGA
- a CDS encoding FecR family protein encodes MSQYDFDELLQKYLAGNCDPAEEKLILDWYQDMIVPGPEPVDPQTKEVIRQRIWKKLSANTIDRLKTIPRHWLSQHWMAMAACVALLMVAGIWLTYSFRTQTGAIAHLNGSIEIKNTSHKSQIIKLEDGTVIRLKPTGILSYPEHFGDKNRTVYLKGEAFFQVKKNPAKPFIVHTGELVTEVLGTSFTIKSYEGAKDIEVAVTTGRVSVYQATENSSVTRKEVILKPNERITYNTQSKELIPTLVEAPLKVMPPSQPESFVFNGTPLPDVLARLQSVYGIDIFTESDAMNSCVLNADLTELPMYSQLELICKSINATYEIRGTSIFIKGKGCQYD; translated from the coding sequence ATGTCACAATATGACTTTGATGAATTGCTTCAGAAATACCTTGCCGGAAACTGTGATCCGGCCGAGGAGAAGCTAATTCTTGACTGGTATCAAGACATGATTGTTCCGGGCCCCGAACCCGTCGATCCACAGACGAAAGAGGTCATTCGTCAGCGCATCTGGAAAAAACTTTCCGCCAATACCATTGACAGATTAAAGACCATACCCCGGCATTGGCTTTCGCAGCATTGGATGGCCATGGCAGCCTGTGTAGCGCTCCTGATGGTGGCCGGTATTTGGCTGACCTATTCGTTCAGAACGCAGACTGGCGCGATCGCTCATCTGAATGGCAGTATAGAAATAAAAAATACAAGCCATAAGTCGCAGATAATCAAGCTTGAAGATGGTACCGTCATTCGTCTCAAACCAACCGGTATCCTGAGCTATCCGGAGCATTTCGGGGATAAGAATCGAACCGTTTACCTGAAAGGGGAAGCTTTTTTTCAGGTGAAGAAAAATCCGGCAAAGCCATTTATTGTCCACACGGGCGAGTTAGTGACAGAGGTTCTGGGAACGAGCTTTACCATAAAATCGTACGAAGGAGCCAAAGACATTGAGGTTGCAGTAACCACTGGCCGGGTGTCGGTTTATCAGGCCACCGAAAATTCGTCTGTAACCCGTAAAGAGGTGATACTGAAGCCGAATGAACGAATTACTTACAATACCCAGAGTAAAGAATTGATTCCAACGCTGGTTGAAGCGCCCCTGAAGGTAATGCCACCGAGCCAGCCCGAAAGTTTTGTCTTCAACGGAACGCCTTTACCCGATGTGCTTGCCCGGTTACAGTCGGTTTATGGAATTGATATTTTTACGGAAAGTGATGCCATGAATAGTTGCGTGCTGAATGCTGATTTGACTGAGCTTCCGATGTACAGTCAACTCGAATTGATCTGCAAATCTATTAATGCTACTTATGAAATACGAGGAACAAGCATTTTTATAAAAGGCAAAGGTTGCCAGTATGATTAG